In the Streptomyces formicae genome, one interval contains:
- a CDS encoding N-acyl amino acid synthase FeeM domain-containing protein, with protein MAEGITFRRARTPAEDADVLRLREAVYVRDQERLTDTAQTADTFDKFDARAYYLLAYAGSEAIGTIKIVPDSPAGLPCEDVADIGRLRSAGHRLVEFGHLMTLPGVRNRKVGMRLMREALVHSVRTHQVTCIMGDFFTDDGEGRLRDFYTGIGFVPVHGPYLDPRFTGAPLSMVAALDVPEAVRLCKELGAEGNAVLRYFFQDFDEYARGSSEYADIPAGTGRG; from the coding sequence ATGGCCGAGGGCATCACCTTCCGCAGGGCCCGCACACCTGCCGAGGACGCGGATGTGCTGCGGCTGCGGGAAGCGGTGTACGTGCGGGACCAGGAGCGGCTCACCGACACCGCGCAGACCGCCGACACCTTCGACAAGTTCGACGCCCGGGCCTACTACCTCCTCGCGTACGCCGGATCCGAGGCGATCGGCACGATAAAGATCGTCCCTGACTCGCCCGCCGGACTGCCCTGCGAGGACGTGGCCGACATCGGCCGGCTGCGCTCCGCCGGGCACCGCCTCGTGGAGTTCGGCCACCTGATGACGCTGCCGGGCGTGCGCAACCGGAAGGTGGGCATGCGGCTGATGCGCGAGGCGCTGGTGCACAGCGTCCGGACGCACCAAGTGACGTGCATCATGGGCGACTTCTTCACCGACGACGGCGAGGGGCGGCTGCGCGACTTCTACACCGGCATCGGCTTCGTGCCGGTGCACGGTCCCTACCTGGACCCCCGCTTCACCGGCGCACCGCTGAGCATGGTGGCCGCTCTCGACGTGCCGGAGGCGGTGCGCCTCTGCAAGGAGCTGGGCGCCGAAGGCAACGCGGTGCTCAGGTACTTCTTCCAGGACTTCGACGAGTACGCGAGGGGATCCTCCGAGTATGCGGACATACCGGCAGGTACTGGCCGAGGCTAA
- a CDS encoding fatty acid desaturase family protein, which yields MITAAGCWLALQSQLSLRLCGVLLIGLMFAHAAELQHETLHGLAYRGRRANRVVGVLLGLPMLISYTAYRVAHMRHHRDLGTPGNREFFDYGDQYGAGDGGSRIGTALTWFARFTMAYHYWQFGVGVGKALRGSNFDGESAVNTRRIRVEHLLAVAALVAAAVLSVVFASPAVLWLWVLPMVVVAAPMHALIELPEHFRCETLDRSPFANTRTIKSNWLLTWYTNGNNFHVEHHLMPNLPIERLPDLHVEVRDRLRHYHPGYFAYFRSFIGSK from the coding sequence TTGATCACGGCTGCGGGATGCTGGCTGGCACTCCAGTCGCAGCTGTCACTGCGGCTGTGCGGAGTCCTGCTGATCGGGCTCATGTTCGCGCACGCCGCGGAACTCCAGCACGAGACCCTGCACGGCCTCGCCTACCGCGGCCGGCGCGCCAACCGCGTGGTGGGCGTGCTGCTCGGTCTGCCGATGCTGATCTCGTACACCGCCTACCGCGTGGCCCACATGCGCCACCACCGCGACCTCGGCACCCCGGGGAACCGGGAGTTCTTCGACTACGGGGACCAGTACGGCGCGGGGGATGGCGGCAGCCGGATCGGCACCGCGCTGACCTGGTTCGCCCGCTTCACCATGGCCTACCACTACTGGCAGTTCGGCGTCGGCGTCGGGAAGGCGCTGCGGGGCAGCAACTTCGACGGCGAGAGCGCCGTCAACACCCGCCGCATCCGGGTCGAGCACCTGCTCGCCGTGGCCGCCCTGGTCGCCGCGGCCGTGCTCTCGGTGGTGTTCGCGAGCCCGGCGGTCCTCTGGCTCTGGGTGCTGCCGATGGTGGTGGTCGCGGCTCCGATGCACGCCCTGATCGAGCTGCCGGAGCACTTCCGCTGCGAGACGCTCGACCGCTCGCCGTTCGCCAACACCCGGACGATCAAGTCCAATTGGCTGCTGACCTGGTACACCAACGGCAACAACTTCCACGTCGAGCACCATCTGATGCCCAACCTTCCCATCGAGCGGCTGCCGGACCTCCATGTCGAGGTGCGCGACCGACTGCGCCACTACCACCCCGGCTACTTCGCCTACTTCAGGAGCTTCATCGGCAGCAAGTAG
- a CDS encoding methyltransferase yields the protein MTRLSIPDRMADGRRDIADLAEETGTDEEALRRVLVLLAGSGIVDVDADRVGAALTEQGKVLCRRHPMSLWATFATFGIPDVGNALTETLKDGAPATQHALGIDFWEHLAKHPDQQLVFGEAMAEQARLLTLPCVPLLDWPADGTVADIAGGIGVLLADILDEAPDARGILVDQPEVLGRARAYLSEQGVDDRCTVRTGDLFVPPPRADVYVLSRVLHDWDDDSVAAILDAVRRGGDDTAVLRIFEDVLPDDAVPSALQGWADVAMLALYHRAKERTLPEFRRLLERGGWRLERVVQGPPGMCVIEARPLAAP from the coding sequence GTGACCCGGCTGTCCATCCCCGACCGGATGGCCGACGGCAGACGCGACATCGCCGACCTCGCCGAAGAGACAGGAACGGACGAAGAGGCCCTGCGGCGGGTGCTCGTGCTCCTCGCGGGCAGCGGGATCGTCGACGTCGACGCGGACCGTGTCGGCGCCGCGCTCACCGAACAGGGCAAGGTGCTGTGCCGCCGTCACCCCATGTCACTGTGGGCGACGTTCGCCACCTTCGGCATCCCGGACGTCGGCAACGCGCTCACCGAGACCCTCAAGGACGGCGCGCCCGCCACCCAACACGCCCTGGGCATCGACTTCTGGGAGCACCTGGCGAAGCACCCCGACCAACAGCTGGTCTTCGGCGAGGCGATGGCGGAGCAGGCGCGGTTGCTGACGCTGCCGTGCGTGCCCCTCCTGGACTGGCCCGCCGACGGCACGGTCGCCGACATCGCCGGCGGCATCGGGGTGCTGCTCGCCGACATCCTGGACGAGGCGCCGGACGCGCGGGGCATTCTCGTCGACCAGCCGGAGGTGCTCGGCCGCGCCCGCGCCTATCTGTCGGAGCAGGGCGTGGACGACCGGTGCACGGTGCGGACCGGCGATCTGTTCGTGCCACCGCCGCGCGCGGACGTCTATGTGCTCTCCCGGGTCCTGCACGACTGGGACGACGACAGCGTGGCCGCGATCCTCGATGCCGTGCGGCGCGGCGGTGACGACACGGCCGTGCTGCGGATCTTCGAGGACGTCCTGCCGGACGACGCCGTTCCGTCCGCTCTCCAGGGCTGGGCCGACGTCGCCATGCTCGCCCTCTACCACCGCGCGAAGGAACGGACGCTGCCGGAGTTCCGGCGGCTCCTGGAACGCGGCGGCTGGCGGCTGGAGCGCGTCGTGCAGGGGCCGCCCGGGATGTGCGTCATCGAAGCACGCCCGCTCGCCGCCCCCTGA
- a CDS encoding aspartate aminotransferase family protein, with amino-acid sequence MIDRDTYPLWNSPSMSAYLTTLSHENMLVEGRGVRVRDAAGRWFLDARSGLWNVTLGYDHPKVTEAIERQLRTLPFANLVGYGRPGAIAVEAAEALLPHLPVHMNKIRYCSNGSQAVETAVLLSRFLHHSGGEKERLAVFGMWHGYHGLGSGAGAVTGMSYVHDQSGPLLPEVHHVSGPFEGAAAPGAGLEQTITACGPERVAAVVLELVVGEGGHVLSDDYLHSLERFCRGHGIHLIVDEVSTGMGRTGAFTRTEQVGIRPDILTLGKGLSAGYAPLSAVVLSDEVSARLFDLDFEQKFLIGSTNDGHPLGLAASMAVIDTLADGGVLENVEAMGALLRQGLEEVAARHPQVAAVRGAGLMQAVEMVAASQDGALTGGAMADHLRLALEERGVLVSSLAMVPAIMIIPPLVVTASDVEEIVTTLDKALAEIRY; translated from the coding sequence GTGATCGATCGAGACACCTATCCGCTGTGGAACAGCCCGAGCATGAGCGCCTACCTCACCACCTTGTCCCACGAGAACATGCTGGTCGAGGGCCGCGGCGTGCGGGTGCGCGACGCCGCGGGGCGTTGGTTCCTGGACGCCCGCTCCGGGCTGTGGAACGTCACTCTCGGATATGACCACCCGAAGGTGACCGAGGCCATCGAACGGCAGCTGCGCACCCTGCCGTTCGCCAACCTGGTCGGCTACGGACGGCCGGGGGCGATCGCCGTGGAGGCCGCCGAGGCGCTGCTCCCCCACCTTCCCGTACACATGAACAAGATCCGTTACTGCAGCAACGGCTCGCAGGCGGTGGAGACCGCGGTACTGCTCTCGCGCTTCCTGCACCACAGCGGCGGGGAGAAGGAACGGCTCGCGGTCTTCGGCATGTGGCACGGCTACCACGGCCTCGGCTCGGGTGCGGGCGCCGTGACCGGCATGTCGTACGTGCACGATCAGTCGGGGCCGCTGCTGCCGGAGGTCCACCACGTCTCCGGTCCCTTCGAGGGCGCGGCCGCCCCCGGCGCGGGGCTCGAACAGACCATCACCGCGTGCGGTCCCGAGCGGGTGGCCGCGGTGGTCCTCGAACTCGTCGTGGGCGAGGGCGGACACGTCCTCTCCGACGACTATCTGCACTCGCTCGAACGGTTCTGCCGCGGCCACGGCATCCACCTGATCGTCGACGAGGTCAGCACGGGCATGGGCCGCACCGGCGCGTTCACCCGCACCGAGCAGGTCGGCATCCGCCCCGACATCCTCACCCTGGGCAAGGGGCTGAGCGCCGGGTACGCGCCGTTGTCCGCCGTGGTGCTGTCCGACGAGGTCTCGGCGCGCCTCTTCGACCTCGACTTCGAGCAGAAGTTCCTGATCGGCTCGACCAACGACGGGCATCCCCTCGGACTCGCCGCGTCGATGGCCGTCATCGACACGCTCGCCGACGGCGGGGTGCTGGAGAACGTCGAGGCCATGGGCGCGCTGCTGCGGCAGGGCCTGGAGGAGGTGGCGGCGCGGCATCCGCAGGTGGCGGCGGTGCGCGGCGCCGGTCTGATGCAGGCCGTCGAGATGGTGGCGGCGTCACAGGACGGGGCGCTCACGGGCGGCGCGATGGCGGATCATCTGCGGCTGGCCCTGGAGGAGCGGGGCGTGCTCGTCTCCTCGCTCGCCATGGTCCCCGCCATCATGATCATTCCGCCGTTGGTCGTCACCGCGTCCGACGTCGAGGAGATCGTGACCACGCTGGACAAGGCACTCGCGGAGATCCGGTACTGA
- a CDS encoding non-ribosomal peptide synthetase, which produces MLAAQRGIWFAQALAPTVTHHSIADCLDIEGPVDPALLQEAHHRVTTEMEALRLRFVEGAEGPMQYVDDSARPPAHYFDVSSEADPRAAAEAWMRTDMAKEVKLSEPPPFTTALFKLAADRFTLFRRVHHLLLDGGSLGVLHRRTAQVYTALAAGRTVDDNPFRPFRMLVESETAYLASTRRERDRKYWLERLSDRPEPVRLTTRRTAGGADVLTRRAALEPARLARLRAAAERFAVSWVELTTGITAAYTARMTSAPEVTIGMPVAARLTKVERDTPGMLTNPVPLRIATDAGTPLADFLKDTRAEARAAFQRSRYPSEELSRELGLLGTERRLWGPALNVMGFSHDLDFAGATARLRTLSHGHVADLMFTFFQTSADGSVDLIAAANADLHLPGELDAHVERFLHFMDGVAAADPGTPIGALPLLRAEEREQLLAWGAGPVKEIPEVGMHTLVEQWARRTPDAAAVELHGGPTHSYRDLNERSSRLARHLVSRGVGPGSVVGLSLPRSPELVAAVLGVLKTGAAFLPLDSAYPEDRLAFMVADASPALLLLHSSTAHLADVLDTESLLLDDPGLRRTLAELPGDDLTDDERTGPFDPGLPAYLIYTSGSTGRPKGVVVPHRGVVNITGAMLDRLGSGPGGRTLQFASASFDASVGEMTQSVLVGGTLVIAPSDRLAPGPDLARIIDEAGINDLVLAPSVLEVMSPDDLPPGVTITIVGEASSPDVVRRWSPVCRLINGYGPTEATISTAMSLPLSPADAEAPPIGKPLRNVRVRALDEHLELVPVGAVGELYVAGAGVTQGYRGRDELTAERFVRDPYGPEGSRMYRTGDLVRWTPEGDLVFVGRNDDQVSLRGYRIELGEVEAAIREVPGVARAAATVIEDETGDRRLIGYAVPEPGRRLDPAAVRTEIGDRLPGYLTPSQLVSLDELPLTASGKLDRNALPAPTAAAADRNQVPRTAAEEILAGLFARILKVPQVNIDDNFFDLGGHSLSATRLLGRIRSTLGRELSVGELFASPTVAGLARQLGDGVVRNRDDVLVPLRGTGKKTPLFCVHPADGQSWVYVRLAGHLPADIPLYGLQARSLTEEDGLPATLDELAAQYLDAVRTVQPFGPYRLLGWSFGAPAAHAMAVKLREQGEEVELLALLDGYPAQAGPDAAGDGMSEQEVLRALLDRFDCPVPDTAGEPLTIARTAEALRDSSEDPADLAEFDESRVAALVRTYRHTSALLSAHRPEPYDGDAVLFTATRGGAAGPTPHAESWDPFVRGRLARHDIDCAHDELTHASALAVVAQVITAGPDA; this is translated from the coding sequence CCACGGCGCTGTTCAAGCTCGCGGCCGACCGGTTCACGCTCTTCCGCCGCGTCCACCACCTGCTCCTCGACGGCGGCAGCCTGGGCGTGCTGCACCGTCGTACGGCCCAGGTGTACACGGCCCTCGCGGCGGGCCGGACCGTCGACGACAACCCCTTCCGGCCCTTCCGCATGCTTGTGGAGAGCGAGACGGCCTACCTCGCCTCCACGCGCCGCGAGCGGGACCGCAAGTACTGGCTGGAGCGGCTCTCCGACCGGCCCGAACCGGTGCGCCTGACCACCCGGCGCACGGCGGGCGGCGCGGACGTGCTGACCCGCAGGGCCGCCCTCGAACCGGCGCGACTGGCGCGGCTGCGCGCGGCCGCTGAGCGATTCGCCGTCAGCTGGGTCGAGTTGACGACCGGCATCACCGCCGCCTACACCGCGCGGATGACCAGCGCTCCCGAGGTCACGATCGGCATGCCCGTCGCGGCACGCCTGACCAAGGTCGAGCGGGACACCCCCGGCATGCTGACCAACCCCGTGCCGCTGCGCATCGCCACCGACGCGGGGACCCCGCTGGCGGACTTCCTCAAGGACACCCGGGCCGAGGCACGCGCCGCCTTCCAGCGCAGCCGGTACCCCTCGGAGGAACTCAGCAGGGAACTGGGGCTGCTCGGCACCGAACGGCGGCTGTGGGGACCGGCGTTGAACGTCATGGGCTTCTCCCACGACCTCGATTTCGCCGGAGCCACCGCGCGCCTGCGGACGCTGTCCCACGGCCATGTCGCCGACCTGATGTTCACGTTCTTCCAGACGTCCGCCGACGGGTCCGTGGACCTCATCGCCGCCGCCAACGCCGACCTCCACCTGCCGGGCGAACTCGACGCGCACGTCGAGCGGTTCCTGCACTTCATGGACGGCGTCGCCGCCGCGGACCCCGGGACACCGATCGGCGCCCTCCCGCTGCTGCGCGCCGAGGAACGCGAGCAACTGCTCGCCTGGGGCGCCGGACCGGTCAAGGAGATCCCCGAGGTGGGGATGCACACCCTGGTCGAGCAGTGGGCGCGGCGGACCCCGGACGCGGCGGCGGTCGAGCTGCACGGCGGGCCCACGCACAGCTACCGCGACCTCAACGAGCGCTCCAGCAGGCTCGCGCGGCACCTGGTCTCGCGCGGCGTGGGCCCCGGCAGCGTCGTGGGCCTGTCCCTGCCGAGGTCCCCGGAGCTGGTCGCGGCCGTCCTCGGCGTACTGAAGACGGGCGCCGCCTTCCTGCCCCTCGACTCGGCCTATCCCGAGGACCGGCTCGCCTTCATGGTGGCTGACGCGTCGCCCGCGCTGCTGTTGCTGCACTCCTCGACGGCGCACCTCGCGGACGTCCTCGACACCGAGAGCCTCCTGCTCGACGACCCGGGCCTGCGGCGGACGCTCGCCGAACTGCCCGGGGACGACCTCACCGACGACGAGCGCACCGGTCCTTTCGACCCGGGGCTCCCGGCGTATCTGATCTACACCTCCGGCTCCACCGGGCGCCCCAAGGGCGTCGTGGTGCCGCACCGGGGCGTCGTCAACATCACCGGAGCCATGCTGGACCGGCTCGGTTCCGGGCCCGGCGGCCGCACCCTGCAGTTCGCCTCCGCGAGCTTCGACGCGTCGGTGGGGGAGATGACCCAGTCGGTGCTGGTCGGCGGGACGTTGGTGATCGCCCCGAGCGACCGTCTCGCGCCAGGACCCGACCTCGCGAGGATCATCGACGAGGCGGGCATCAACGACCTGGTCCTCGCCCCCTCGGTGCTCGAGGTGATGTCGCCGGACGACCTGCCCCCGGGCGTCACCATCACCATCGTGGGCGAGGCGTCGTCACCGGACGTCGTCAGGCGCTGGTCGCCGGTCTGCCGGCTGATCAACGGCTACGGCCCCACCGAGGCCACCATCTCCACCGCGATGAGCCTGCCGCTCTCGCCCGCCGACGCCGAGGCCCCGCCGATCGGCAAGCCCCTGCGCAACGTCCGCGTCCGCGCCCTCGACGAGCACCTCGAACTGGTCCCCGTCGGGGCCGTGGGGGAGCTGTACGTGGCGGGGGCAGGGGTGACCCAGGGCTACCGAGGCCGGGACGAACTGACCGCGGAACGCTTCGTACGCGACCCCTACGGGCCCGAGGGCTCCCGGATGTACCGCACGGGCGACCTGGTCCGCTGGACCCCCGAGGGCGACCTCGTCTTCGTCGGGCGCAACGACGACCAGGTCTCGCTGCGCGGCTACCGCATCGAGCTCGGGGAGGTCGAGGCGGCGATCCGCGAGGTGCCGGGCGTCGCGCGGGCCGCGGCGACGGTGATCGAGGACGAGACCGGCGACCGTCGGCTGATCGGCTACGCCGTGCCCGAGCCCGGCAGGCGCCTCGACCCGGCGGCCGTACGCACCGAGATCGGCGACCGGCTGCCCGGCTATCTGACACCGAGCCAGCTGGTGTCCCTGGACGAACTGCCGCTGACCGCCAGCGGCAAACTGGACCGCAACGCGCTGCCCGCGCCCACGGCGGCCGCGGCGGACCGCAACCAGGTGCCGCGCACCGCGGCCGAGGAGATCCTGGCGGGACTCTTCGCCCGCATCCTCAAAGTGCCCCAGGTCAACATCGACGACAACTTCTTCGACCTGGGCGGGCATTCGCTCTCCGCGACCCGCCTCCTCGGCAGGATCCGGTCCACGCTGGGCCGGGAACTGTCGGTCGGCGAACTGTTCGCGAGCCCCACGGTGGCCGGTCTCGCCCGGCAGCTGGGGGACGGCGTCGTACGCAACCGCGACGACGTGCTCGTTCCCCTGCGGGGCACGGGCAAGAAGACCCCGCTGTTCTGTGTCCACCCCGCCGACGGACAGAGCTGGGTGTACGTGCGGCTCGCGGGCCACCTTCCTGCCGACATCCCCCTGTACGGACTCCAGGCGCGCAGCCTGACCGAGGAGGACGGCCTCCCCGCCACCCTGGACGAACTCGCGGCCCAGTACCTGGATGCCGTGCGCACCGTCCAACCCTTTGGCCCCTACCGCCTGTTGGGGTGGTCCTTCGGCGCGCCCGCGGCCCACGCGATGGCCGTGAAGCTGCGGGAGCAGGGGGAGGAGGTGGAGTTGCTGGCCCTGCTGGACGGCTACCCGGCGCAGGCGGGACCGGATGCGGCGGGTGACGGCATGTCGGAACAGGAGGTGCTGCGCGCACTCCTCGACCGCTTCGACTGCCCCGTGCCGGACACCGCAGGTGAGCCCCTGACGATCGCGCGGACCGCCGAGGCCCTGCGTGACTCCTCCGAGGACCCGGCCGATCTGGCGGAGTTCGACGAGAGCAGGGTCGCGGCGCTCGTACGGACGTACCGGCACACCAGCGCCCTGCTGAGCGCCCACCGCCCCGAGCCCTACGACGGGGACGCGGTGCTCTTCACGGCCACGCGGGGCGGGGCCGCCGGGCCGACTCCGCACGCCGAGTCCTGGGACCCCTTCGTACGGGGCCGCCTGGCGCGCCACGACATCGACTGCGCGCACGACGAGTTGACGCACGCGTCGGCGCTGGCCGTGGTGGCCCAGGTCATCACCGCTGGACCGGACGCCTGA